From Ornithodoros turicata isolate Travis unplaced genomic scaffold, ASM3712646v1 Chromosome26, whole genome shotgun sequence, a single genomic window includes:
- the LOC135373586 gene encoding uncharacterized protein LOC135373586 produces MYAVLDDQSNRSLARPAFFDVFGVQGDESPYTLKTCAGAVESSGRRASGYVVESIDGRVRVPLPTLIECMQIPDDRNEIPTPEVAHHHPHLKKIAGLIPPLTDDAEILLLLGRDVLQVHKVRQQLNGPNNAPYAQRLDLGWVVVGDVCINGMRKPDRISTFTTTLLENGRASTFTPCPSHVFIKENVAQGAAIANLTSMPAWSCDTLSYIQGLGDSVFETSKDDNKLAPSIEDKQFLEIMNKTFTKDEANSWVAPLPFRTRRSPLPDNREQARIRFASLCRTLDKRPDMKEHFFTFMGNIFANGHAELAPERQEGKEVWYLPIFGVYHPKKPEQIRVVFDSSAKFQGTSLNDVLLTGPNLGNSLLGVLIRFRKEPFAITADIQQMFYCFIVREEDREYLRFLWFRDNDTKKDVVGYRMCVHVFGNSPSPAVATYGLKRTALEGEREYGTDARRFVERDFYVDDGLKSLPTEEAAIDLLQRTKDMLAVANLRLHKIASNSVAVMKAFPSEEHAKDLKDLDLGTDSPPTQRSLGLSWNIKHDAFTFHVPPNKKPHTRRGLLSTVNSLYDPLGFATPVTVRGRLLLRELSTLTEDWDVELPQSSEWEVWRDSLSDLEDIEIPRTYSGISLATACRKELCIFSDASTEAIAAVAYLKLTDARGHNHVGFILGKAKLAPKRGHTIPRLELCGAVLAVEMADVIISELDVCLDEVKFYTDSKVVLGYIYNESRRFYVYVSNRVERIRKSCQPKQWNYVPTEQNPADIATRAVSADRLAKTTWLTGPNVLYKTDDSGSDFECQTFRLIDPEADEEVRPVVTTLATSVSSQRRLGAHRFERFSRWTILIRTIANLLHIARSFHSRGDTASVSCRHWHICLEPRTNEELSAAKKLVYRTVQGEMFSSEIRCIQNEHRLPRGSPLWKLNPYMDEDGVMRIGGRLQNSTLDQDERHHVIMPRRHHITTLLVRHHHERVEHQGCHFTEGALRAAGLWIVGAKSCIGSMIHKCVKCRKLRSRPQKQSMADLPRDRLSMDPPFTYVGLDVFGPWKVKARRTRGGLAHSKRWAVLFTCLSVRAIHIEVIESMDSSSFINALRRFLSIRGPVKLLRSDCGTNFVGACKELKINTASPGHNDVGKYLQTQECTWVFNPPHASHMGGAWERMIGIVRRIVDSVLLGTNKSMISHDMLVTLFAEIAAIVNSRPLTPVSTDPENPTILTPSMILTQKTGINPPPP; encoded by the coding sequence ATGTACGCTGTACTGGACGATCAGAGCAACCGGTCGCTTGCCAGGCCGGCCTTTTTCGATGTGTTCGGCGTGCAGGGAGATGAATCCCCCTACACACTCAAAACATGCGCTGGGGCAGTTGAGTCATCGGGAAGACGAGCAAGTGGATATGTGGTAGAGTCCATCGATGGACGTGTAAGAGTTCCACTACCCACACTCATCGAATGTATGCAAATTCCCGACGACAGGAATGAGATTCCTACGCCAGAAGTGGCGCACCATCATCCACACTTGAAGAAAATAGCTGGTTTAATCCCGCCTCTGACGGACGACGCCGAAATACTGCTTCTACTCGGCAGGGACGTTTTGCAGGTACACAAGGTACGGCAACAACTGAATGGTCCCAACAATGCTCCGTATGCCCAAAGGCTGGACCTCGGCTGGGTGGTAGTTGGTGATGTGTGCATCAATGGGATGCGGAAGCCAGACCGTATCAGTACATTTACCACTACACTCCTAGAGAACGGCCGCGCGAGCACTTTTACTCCGTGTCCAAGTCATGTCTTCATCAAAGAGAATGTCGCACAAGGTGCTGCGATAGCCAACTTGACGTCGATGCCAGCTTGGTCATGCGATACGTTGTCGTACATCCAAGGGCTGGGTGACTCTGTGTTTGAGACGTCGAAGGACGACAACAAGCTCGCTCCTTCAATTGAGGACAAGCAGTTTCTGGAAATAATGAACAAGACATTCACCAAGGATGAAGCAAACAGTTGGGTTGCTCCGCTTCCCTTTCGCACAAGGAGGAGTCCACTACCGGACAACAGGGAACAAGCACGAATTCGGTTTGCCTCGCTCTGCCGTACCTTGGACAAAAGACCGGATATGAAAGAACACTTCTTTACGTTTATGGGCAACATCTTTGCCAACGGACATGCTGAGTTAGCCCCGGAACgacaagaaggaaaagaagtgtGGTACCTTCCTATTTTCGGCGTATATCACCCGAAGAAGCCGGAACAGATACGTGTTGTTTTCGACTCGAGCGCGAAGTTTCAAGGGACATCCCTAAATGACGTCCTTCTAACTGGGCCTAATCTTGGAAACAGTCTTTTAGGAGTACTAATTCGGTTCCGTAAGGAACCCTTCGCCATCACCGCAGACATTCAACAAATGTTTTACTGCTTCATCGTTCGTGAGGAGGACAGGGAGTACCTAAGATTCCTCTGGTTCCGCGACAACGACACGAAGAAGGATGTTGTGGGGTACAGGATGTGCGTCCACGTATTCGGAAACAGCCCATCGCCAGCTGTTGCAACGTATGGACTTAAGCGAACCGCCCTTGAAGGTGAAAGGGAGTATGGTACCGACGCCAGGCGATTTGTAGAGAGAGATTTCTATGTGGATGACGGGCTGAAGTCCCTCCCTACCGAAGAAGCCGCCATCGATCTACTCCAGAGAACGAAGGACATGCTGGCTGTAGCAAACCTGAGGCTGCACAAAATAGCCTCCAACAGCGTCGCAGTGATGAAAGCTTTCCCATCTGAGGAGCATGCGAAAGATCTGAAAGATCTAGACTTGGGAACTGACTCCCCTCCGACACAAAGAAGCTTGGGCCTAAGTTGGAACATTAAACATGATGCCTTCACCTTCCACGTTCCTCCCAACAAGAAGCCACACACCAGGCGGGGTCTTCTGTCTACAGTTAATAGTTTGTACGACCCTCTTGGATTCGCAACTCCTGTCACTGTACGTGGTCGGCTGTTGTTGAGGGAACTGTCCACCTTGACAGAAGATTGGGACGTCGAACTACCACAAAGTAGTGAATGGGAAGTTTGGAGGGACTCTCTATCAGATCTCGAAGATATCGAGATACCTCGTACCTACTCGGGTATATCTCTCGCCACTGCGTGTCGTAAGGAGCTCTGTATATTTTCAGATGCCTCAACAGAAGCCATTGCTGCCGTGGCTTACTTAAAACTCACGGATGCTCGTGGTCATAACCATGTCGGGTTCATCCTCGGAAAAGCCAAGCTCGCACCGAAACGTGGACATACAATTCCAAGACTCGAGTTGTGTGGGGCGGTGCTCGCAGTGGAAATGGCTGACGTTATCATCAGCGAGCTCGACGTTTGCCTTGACGAGGTGAAGTTCTACACCGACAGCAAGGTGGTACTCGGCTACATATACAACGAGTCCAGGAGGTTCTACGTATACGTAAGCAATAGGGTCGAAAGGATCCGGAAGTCATGTCAGCCCAAACAGTGGAATTATGTTCCCACTGAACAGAACCCTGCTGACATTGCCACACGGGCAGTATCGGCTGATCGCCTTGCAAAGACAACGTGGTTAACTGGCCCTAACGTTTTGTACAAGACAGACGACTCGGGCTCAGATTTCGAATGTCAAACGTTTCGATTGATAGACCCTGAGGCAGACGAGGAGGTTCGTCCTGTGGTGACCACCCTTGCTACCAGCGTGTCGTCGCAGCGTCGGCTGGGTGCTCACAGATTCGAGCGGTTTTCAAGATGGACGATTCTCATTCGAACAATAGCGAATCTTCTGCACATCGCTCGCTCATTTCATTCTCGGGGTGATACTGCATCGGTGTCCTGTCGACACTGGCACATTTGCCTCGAGCCCAGGACTAATGAAGAACTTTCCGCTGCGAAGAAACTCGTCTACAGAACCGTCCAAGGCGAAATGTTCTCGAGTGAGATTCGATGCATCCAAAATGAGCACAGACTACCGAGGGGCAGCCCACTTTGGAAGTTGAACCCCTATATGGACGAGGATGGCGTCATGAGAATCGGAGGACGACTTCAGAACTCGACACTTGACCAAGACGAACGGCACCATGTCATCATGCCCCGTCGACATCATATTACTACACTACTGGTCCGACACCATCACGAAAGGGTTGAGCATCAAGGCTGCCATTTCACTGAAGGTGCACTCAGAGCGGCAGGATTGTGGATTgtgggagcaaaaagctgcaTTGGCTCGATGATTCACAAGTGCGTCAAATGCCGCAAACTGAGGAGCAGACCTCAGAAACAAAGCATGGCTGATTTGCCAAGAGACAGACTTAGCATGGACCCACCGTTCACCTATGTGGGCCTCGACGTGTTTGGACCATGGAAGGTTAAAGCGCGCAGAACTAGAGGTGGACTCGCACATAGCAAAAGGTGGGCTGTGTTGTTTACTTGCCTGTCCGTACGTGCGATACACATTGAAGTCATTGAATCGATGGATTCTTCGAGCTTCATCAATGCTCTCAGACGGTTCTTGTCTATTAGAGGTCCGGTTAAACTGCTGCGGTCCGATTGCGGAACCAATTTCGTCGGTGCGTGCAAAGAGTTGAAGATCAACACTGCGTCGCCTGGTCACAACGATGTTGGCAAATATCTGCAAACTCAAGAATGCACGTGGGTTTTCAATCCACCTCACGCCTCTCACATGGGTGGTGCTTGGGAGCGCATGATCGGGATTGTTCGTCGCATCGTGGACTCTGTGCTTCTAGGCACGAACAAGTCAATGATTTCGCACGATATGCTTGTCACACTCTTTGCGGAGATCGCAGCGATCGTAAATAGCAGACCTTTGACTCCGGTGTCAACAGATCCGGAAAACCCAACGATTTTGACTCCAAGTATGATTCTCACTCAGAAGACGGGCATAAACCCTCCACCTCCTTGA